From the Caballeronia sp. NK8 genome, one window contains:
- the garL gene encoding 2-dehydro-3-deoxyglucarate aldolase yields the protein MPSSSPYQPLPNTFRTSLRERKKLIGCWLSLASPIATELIGVVGFDWMLLDAEHAPNDALTLIPQLMSLKDSPSAPVVRPQANDPVAIKKLLDSGFVNFLIPFVDNAAQAERAVAATRYPPQGIRGVSVGHRGNRYGTVANYFQVANDNISVAVQIESRAAVEAIDEIIAVEGVDALFVGPSDLAAAYGHLGNANHPDVQAAIAHVFERAHAAGKPSGILAPVQEDAERYLAMGCTLVAVCADLGLLRNAAQAVKKHFIPE from the coding sequence ATGCCGTCTTCGTCACCGTACCAACCGCTGCCCAATACATTCCGAACGTCGCTGCGCGAGCGCAAGAAGCTGATCGGCTGCTGGCTGTCGCTTGCGAGTCCGATCGCCACCGAACTGATCGGCGTGGTCGGCTTCGACTGGATGCTGCTCGACGCCGAGCACGCGCCCAATGACGCCCTCACGCTCATCCCGCAATTGATGTCGCTGAAGGACAGCCCGAGCGCGCCGGTCGTGCGCCCGCAGGCGAACGATCCCGTCGCGATCAAGAAACTGCTCGACTCGGGCTTCGTCAATTTCCTGATTCCGTTCGTCGACAACGCCGCTCAAGCCGAGCGCGCAGTCGCCGCGACGCGTTATCCTCCTCAAGGCATCCGCGGCGTATCGGTCGGGCATCGCGGAAATCGCTACGGCACCGTGGCGAACTATTTCCAGGTCGCAAACGACAATATCAGCGTCGCGGTGCAGATCGAGAGCCGCGCGGCGGTCGAAGCGATCGATGAGATCATCGCGGTCGAAGGCGTCGATGCGCTGTTCGTCGGCCCGTCCGATCTCGCCGCCGCGTATGGTCATCTCGGCAACGCGAATCATCCGGATGTGCAGGCGGCCATCGCGCACGTGTTCGAGCGCGCGCACGCGGCGGGCAAGCCGAGCGGCATTCTCGCGCCCGTGCAGGAAGATGCCGAGCGCTATCTCGCGATGGGCTGCACGCTCGTCGCCGTGTGCGCGGATCTGGGCTTGCTCAGGAACGCCGCGCAGGCCGTGAAGAAACATTTCATCCCGGAGTGA
- the glmS gene encoding glutamine--fructose-6-phosphate transaminase (isomerizing), with product MCGIVGAVAQRNIVSVLVEGLRRLEYRGYDSCGVAVLSHGEPRRARSVARVSDLDAQVRDTNLGGMTGIAHTRWATHGAPVTDNAHPIFSRDTVALVHNGIIENYESLREMLKGKGYEFVSQTDTEVIAHLIHSMYRGDLFQTVRDAVKQLHGAYAIAVMHKDQPHTVVGARQGSPLVVGVGEGENFLASDALALAGSTDRFAFLEEGDVVEIRLDGVKIVDREGVPAEREVRVVTAYGGAVELGPYRHFMQKEIFEQPRAITDTIPQADEFSPSLFGEGARDAFAGVDSLLILACGTSYYSGLTAKYWLESIAKIPTQVEIASEYRYRESVPNPKALVVTISQSGETADTLAALKHAQSLGHKHTLAVCNVATSAMVRQTEFAFLTHAGTEIGVASTKAFTTQLVGLFVLAVTLAKMRGHVNAKQEAAYFTQLRHLPAALNSVLALEPQIIAWSEEFARKENALFLGRGLHYPIALEGALKLKEISYIHAEAYPAGELKHGPLALVTEAMPVVTVAPNDTLLEKLKSNMQEVRARGGELYVFADADTRIVSEDGIHVIRMPEHYGALSPILHVVPLQLLAYHTACARGTDVDKPRNLAKSVTVE from the coding sequence ATGTGCGGAATTGTCGGCGCGGTAGCGCAACGTAACATCGTCTCGGTGCTGGTCGAAGGTCTGCGCCGCCTCGAGTATCGCGGCTACGACTCGTGCGGCGTGGCCGTGCTGAGCCACGGCGAGCCGCGCCGCGCGCGCAGTGTCGCGCGTGTGTCCGATCTCGACGCGCAAGTGCGCGATACGAATCTCGGCGGCATGACCGGCATCGCCCACACGCGCTGGGCGACGCACGGCGCGCCCGTCACCGACAACGCGCACCCGATCTTCTCGCGCGATACCGTGGCGCTCGTGCACAACGGCATCATCGAGAATTACGAGTCGCTGCGCGAGATGCTCAAGGGCAAGGGCTACGAATTCGTCTCGCAGACGGATACTGAAGTCATCGCGCATCTGATTCACAGCATGTATCGCGGCGACCTGTTCCAGACCGTGCGCGATGCCGTCAAGCAACTGCATGGCGCGTATGCGATCGCCGTGATGCACAAGGATCAGCCGCATACGGTCGTCGGCGCGCGTCAGGGTTCGCCGCTTGTCGTCGGCGTGGGCGAGGGCGAGAACTTCCTCGCATCGGACGCGCTCGCGCTCGCCGGCAGCACCGATCGCTTCGCCTTCCTCGAAGAAGGCGACGTGGTTGAGATCCGGCTCGACGGCGTGAAGATCGTCGATCGCGAAGGCGTACCCGCCGAGCGCGAAGTGCGCGTGGTGACGGCGTATGGCGGCGCGGTGGAACTCGGGCCGTATCGCCACTTCATGCAGAAGGAAATCTTCGAGCAGCCGCGCGCCATCACCGACACGATCCCGCAAGCCGACGAGTTCAGCCCGAGCCTGTTCGGCGAAGGTGCGCGCGACGCGTTCGCGGGCGTCGACAGCCTGCTGATCCTCGCGTGCGGCACGAGCTACTACTCGGGTCTCACGGCGAAATACTGGCTCGAATCGATCGCGAAGATCCCGACGCAGGTCGAGATCGCGAGCGAGTATCGCTATCGCGAGTCGGTGCCGAATCCGAAGGCGCTGGTCGTCACGATCTCGCAATCGGGCGAAACCGCCGACACGCTCGCCGCGCTGAAGCACGCGCAGTCGCTCGGCCACAAGCACACGCTCGCCGTGTGCAACGTCGCGACCAGCGCGATGGTGCGTCAGACCGAGTTCGCGTTCCTGACGCATGCGGGCACGGAGATCGGCGTGGCATCGACGAAGGCATTCACGACGCAGCTCGTCGGCCTGTTCGTGCTGGCGGTGACGCTCGCGAAGATGCGCGGTCATGTGAATGCGAAGCAGGAAGCCGCGTACTTCACGCAACTGCGGCACTTGCCGGCGGCGTTGAACAGCGTGCTTGCGCTGGAGCCGCAGATCATCGCGTGGTCGGAGGAGTTCGCGCGCAAGGAGAATGCTCTGTTCCTCGGACGCGGCCTGCACTATCCGATCGCGCTCGAAGGCGCGCTGAAGCTGAAGGAAATTTCGTACATCCACGCGGAAGCGTATCCGGCGGGTGAACTGAAGCACGGGCCGCTCGCGCTCGTGACCGAAGCGATGCCGGTGGTGACCGTCGCGCCGAACGACACGCTGCTCGAGAAGCTGAAGTCGAACATGCAGGAAGTGCGCGCGCGTGGCGGCGAGCTGTATGTGTTCGCGGATGCGGATACGCGCATCGTCAGCGAGGACGGCATTCATGTGATCCGCATGCCGGAGCACTATGGAGCGCTGTCGCCGATTCTGCACGTCGTGCCGTTGCAGTTGCTCGCGTATCACACGGCGTGTGCGCGCGGGACGGATGTCGACAAGCCGCGGAATCTGGCGAAGTCGGTGACGGTGGAGTAA
- a CDS encoding FadR/GntR family transcriptional regulator, with the protein MASLTEKVVATLFENIERGVLRPGDKIPTEVALMKQLSVSRSVVREAVSRLQAANVVETRHGVGTFIRAPEDREAVRLPDADLSSLLDIMAVIEFRIDLEGAAAALAAVRRTDAHLKQIAAALKRFEEQLASGNTDVLQHDVEFHLQIARASGNRYFYDVLSQMGRGVSPRTRLGKAELAELDQIERLRNVLGEHKAIYQAIVRQDPDDARAAMRMHLSNSRERLRQVHGAASA; encoded by the coding sequence ATGGCAAGTCTCACCGAAAAAGTCGTCGCCACCCTGTTCGAGAACATCGAACGCGGTGTTCTCCGTCCAGGCGACAAGATCCCGACCGAAGTCGCGCTGATGAAACAACTGTCGGTGAGCCGATCGGTCGTGCGTGAGGCGGTGTCGCGCTTGCAGGCGGCGAATGTGGTCGAGACACGGCATGGCGTCGGCACGTTCATCCGGGCGCCGGAGGATCGCGAGGCAGTGCGTCTGCCGGACGCGGATCTGTCGAGCCTGCTGGACATCATGGCTGTCATCGAGTTTCGCATCGATCTGGAAGGCGCGGCGGCCGCGCTTGCGGCGGTACGGCGCACGGACGCGCATCTCAAGCAGATCGCGGCGGCGCTGAAACGCTTCGAGGAGCAACTGGCGAGCGGGAACACGGATGTGCTGCAGCATGACGTCGAGTTTCATTTGCAGATCGCACGGGCGAGCGGCAACCGATATTTCTACGACGTGCTGAGCCAGATGGGACGCGGCGTGAGTCCGCGCACGCGCCTGGGCAAGGCAGAGCTTGCGGAACTGGATCAGATCGAGCGCTTGCGCAACGTGCTTGGCGAGCACAAGGCGATCTATCAGGCGATCGTGCGGCAAGATCCCGACGACGCGCGCGCTGCGATGCGAATGCATCTGAGCAATAGCCGCGAGCGGTTGAGGCAAGTGCATGGCGCTGCTTCTGCCTGA
- a CDS encoding LysR family transcriptional regulator yields MSKLYSASINTQIDMIIELNHLRCFVAVAEELHFGRAATRLFMTQPPLSRQIQLLEQALDLVLFERNSRSVKLTAAGRTYYEDAVRILRLSTQAADSARRVARGDVGQVTMGFTAVSGYHLVPSLIAAVRDELPGIRVVLKEMVSLQQVKALESREIDLGVMRAQFFMHGIQYQRIAREPLQLAIPVGHPLAKRRAIAARDLDGQPFVMYSHDGGKYFHDRIAGLLAASGVQADYVQYIDQTHTIVALVRAGVGVAIVPASARELCFEEVVFRPLWAQDAYADIDLAWSEEQTNPAVENVRRFAIGHFARIGERALKKH; encoded by the coding sequence ATGTCTAAGCTATATTCCGCATCGATCAATACCCAAATTGACATGATCATCGAGCTGAATCATTTGCGCTGTTTCGTGGCCGTCGCGGAGGAATTGCACTTCGGGCGCGCCGCCACGCGGCTTTTCATGACGCAGCCGCCGCTCTCTCGGCAAATCCAGTTGCTCGAACAGGCGCTCGATCTGGTTCTGTTCGAGCGCAACAGCCGCAGCGTGAAGCTGACGGCGGCGGGCCGGACGTATTACGAGGACGCGGTGCGCATCCTGCGGCTGTCGACGCAGGCGGCGGATTCGGCAAGGCGCGTGGCGCGCGGCGACGTCGGCCAGGTGACGATGGGCTTCACGGCCGTGTCGGGCTATCACCTCGTGCCGAGCCTCATCGCCGCCGTGCGCGACGAGTTGCCGGGCATCAGGGTCGTGCTCAAGGAGATGGTGTCGTTGCAGCAGGTGAAGGCGCTGGAATCGCGCGAGATCGATCTCGGCGTCATGCGGGCGCAGTTCTTCATGCACGGCATCCAATATCAGCGGATCGCACGCGAGCCATTGCAACTCGCGATTCCGGTCGGGCATCCGCTCGCGAAGCGCCGCGCCATCGCCGCGAGGGATCTCGATGGCCAGCCGTTCGTCATGTATTCGCACGATGGCGGCAAGTACTTCCACGATCGCATCGCGGGATTGCTCGCGGCGAGCGGCGTGCAGGCGGATTACGTGCAGTACATCGACCAGACGCATACGATCGTCGCGCTGGTGCGTGCCGGCGTGGGCGTCGCGATCGTGCCGGCGTCGGCGCGCGAGTTGTGCTTCGAGGAAGTCGTGTTCAGGCCGCTATGGGCGCAGGACGCGTACGCGGATATCGATCTCGCGTGGAGCGAGGAGCAGACGAATCCGGCCGTGGAGAACGTGCGGCGCTTCGCGATCGGGCATTTCGCGCGAATCGGAGAGCGCGCGCTGAAGAAGCATTGA
- a CDS encoding 2-hydroxy-3-oxopropionate reductase: MKERYMQKAGFIGLGIMGNPMAANLLKNGIPLAAFTRSGVSADLTGAGATACDTPAAVAEKADVIFIMVPDTPDVEKVLFGENGVASRLKSGQIVVDMSSISPIATREFAAKVREKGADYLDAPVSGGEVGAKAASLTIMVGGAQATFDKVKPLFDMMGKNISLIGEVGAGQVCKVANQVIVAATIEAVGEALLLASKAGVDAEKVRTALMGGFASSRILEVHGERMTKRTFNPGFRIELHQKDLNLALATAQALGVSLPNTSTCMQLFNACAAHGGKAWDHSGMVRALEIMANHEIGQEAK, from the coding sequence ATCAAGGAGCGATACATGCAAAAGGCAGGCTTCATCGGACTGGGCATCATGGGCAATCCCATGGCGGCCAATCTTCTCAAGAACGGCATCCCGCTCGCGGCATTCACGCGCAGCGGCGTAAGCGCGGATCTCACGGGCGCGGGCGCGACGGCATGCGATACGCCCGCCGCCGTCGCCGAGAAGGCTGATGTGATCTTCATCATGGTGCCGGACACGCCGGACGTCGAGAAAGTGCTGTTCGGCGAGAACGGCGTCGCGAGCAGGCTGAAGAGCGGGCAGATCGTCGTCGACATGAGCTCGATTTCGCCGATCGCCACGCGCGAGTTTGCCGCGAAGGTGCGCGAGAAGGGCGCCGATTATCTCGACGCGCCCGTGTCCGGCGGCGAAGTCGGCGCGAAGGCCGCGTCGCTCACGATCATGGTCGGCGGCGCGCAGGCGACCTTCGACAAGGTCAAGCCGCTCTTCGACATGATGGGCAAGAACATCTCGCTGATCGGCGAAGTCGGCGCGGGACAGGTGTGCAAGGTCGCGAATCAGGTGATCGTCGCGGCGACCATCGAGGCGGTCGGCGAGGCGCTTCTGCTCGCGTCGAAAGCAGGCGTCGATGCCGAAAAGGTTCGCACCGCGCTGATGGGCGGGTTCGCGTCGTCGCGCATTCTCGAAGTGCACGGCGAGCGCATGACCAAGCGCACGTTCAATCCGGGCTTTCGCATCGAGCTGCATCAGAAGGATTTGAATCTGGCGCTCGCGACCGCGCAGGCGCTCGGCGTCTCGCTGCCGAATACGTCGACGTGCATGCAGTTGTTCAACGCGTGCGCCGCGCATGGCGGCAAGGCGTGGGATCACTCGGGCATGGTGCGCGCGCTCGAAATCATGGCGAATCACGAAATCGGCCAGGAAGCGAAGTAA
- the glmU gene encoding bifunctional UDP-N-acetylglucosamine diphosphorylase/glucosamine-1-phosphate N-acetyltransferase GlmU: MNIVILAAGMGKRMRSALPKVLHSLAGKPLLAHVIDTARTLSPTRLVVVVGHGADKVREAVGAPDVQFALQDKQLGTGHAVQQALPLLDPSVPTLVLYGDVPLTRASTLERLIEAAGAERYGVLTVTVGDPTGYGRIVRDAAGKVKRIVEQKDASEEERRIAEINTGIVITPTRTLETWLASLKNNNAQGEFYLTDVVERAIDAGVEVVTAQPDAEWETLGVNSKIQLAELERIHQHNVAHALLDAGVTLMDPARIDVRGTLECGADVTIDVNCVFEGRVTLADNVTIGPNCVIRDATIGAGTRVDAYTHIEGGTTGANVVLGPYARLRPGAKLGDEAHIGNFVEVKNAVLGHGSKANHLAYIGDTDIGARVNVGAGTITCNYDGANKHRTVIEDDVFIGSDTQLVAPVRVGRGVTIAAGTTVWKDVGEGELVLNEKTQVSKTGYVRPVKKKS, from the coding sequence ATGAACATCGTGATTCTGGCTGCCGGCATGGGCAAGCGCATGCGCTCCGCCCTGCCGAAAGTACTCCATTCATTGGCGGGCAAGCCGTTGCTCGCCCACGTCATCGATACGGCGCGCACGCTCTCGCCGACGCGGCTCGTCGTCGTCGTCGGGCACGGCGCGGACAAGGTCCGCGAGGCCGTCGGCGCGCCGGACGTGCAATTCGCGTTGCAGGACAAGCAGCTCGGCACGGGACACGCCGTGCAGCAGGCGCTGCCGCTGCTCGATCCCTCGGTTCCCACGCTCGTGCTGTATGGCGACGTGCCGCTTACGCGCGCGAGCACGCTCGAACGCCTGATCGAGGCCGCGGGCGCCGAGCGTTACGGCGTGCTTACCGTGACCGTCGGCGATCCGACCGGCTACGGCCGCATCGTGCGCGACGCGGCGGGCAAGGTGAAGAGGATCGTCGAGCAGAAGGATGCGAGCGAGGAAGAGCGGCGCATCGCGGAAATCAACACCGGCATCGTGATCACGCCGACGCGCACGCTCGAAACATGGCTCGCGTCGCTGAAGAACAACAACGCGCAGGGCGAGTTCTATCTGACGGACGTGGTCGAGCGCGCCATCGACGCGGGCGTCGAAGTGGTCACCGCTCAGCCGGACGCCGAATGGGAAACGCTCGGCGTGAACAGCAAGATTCAGCTCGCGGAACTGGAGCGCATCCATCAGCACAACGTGGCGCATGCGCTGCTCGACGCCGGCGTGACGCTGATGGACCCGGCGCGCATCGACGTGCGCGGCACGCTGGAATGCGGCGCGGACGTGACGATCGACGTGAACTGCGTGTTCGAAGGGCGCGTGACGCTCGCCGACAACGTGACGATCGGCCCGAACTGCGTGATCCGCGACGCCACGATCGGCGCGGGCACGCGTGTCGATGCGTACACGCATATCGAAGGCGGCACGACCGGCGCGAATGTCGTGCTCGGCCCGTACGCGCGGCTGCGTCCGGGTGCGAAGCTCGGCGATGAAGCGCATATCGGCAACTTCGTCGAAGTGAAGAACGCGGTGCTCGGGCACGGCTCGAAGGCCAACCATCTCGCCTATATCGGCGATACGGATATCGGCGCGCGCGTGAACGTGGGCGCGGGCACGATCACCTGCAACTACGACGGCGCGAACAAGCATCGCACCGTGATCGAGGACGACGTGTTCATCGGCTCGGACACGCAACTGGTCGCGCCGGTGCGCGTGGGCCGCGGCGTGACGATCGCGGCGGGCACGACGGTGTGGAAGGATGTCGGCGAAGGCGAGCTGGTGCTCAACGAGAAGACGCAGGTGAGCAAGACGGGCTATGTACGCCCGGTGAAGAAGAAGTCGTAA
- a CDS encoding dihydroneopterin aldolase: MLAALSHPRLTDCRRLFLRDYEVRINIGVHDFEKRGEQRVVINVELYVPLALSTPVADKLSEVVDYDFMRSTIAARVKQGHIHLQETLCDDVAAALLAHPNVRAVAVSTEKPDVYPDCDAVGVEVFRIKEERA, encoded by the coding sequence CTGACCGATTGCCGGCGGCTTTTTCTGCGTGACTACGAAGTTCGCATCAACATCGGCGTGCATGACTTCGAGAAGCGCGGCGAGCAACGCGTCGTGATCAACGTCGAACTGTATGTGCCGCTCGCGCTGTCGACGCCCGTCGCGGACAAATTGTCCGAAGTCGTCGATTACGACTTCATGCGCTCGACCATCGCCGCGCGCGTGAAGCAGGGCCACATCCACTTGCAGGAAACGCTGTGCGACGACGTCGCCGCCGCGCTGCTCGCGCATCCGAATGTGCGCGCGGTGGCCGTATCGACGGAAAAGCCCGACGTCTACCCCGATTGCGACGCGGTGGGCGTCGAAGTCTTTCGTATCAAAGAGGAACGAGCATGA
- a CDS encoding 2-hydroxyacid dehydrogenase: MFDVLLINPVLASLDRELSARYTVHRYYEHADKAGFLREVADRIGGVVTGGATGISNALMDALPALRIVAINGIGTDAVDLTYARARGIHVSTTPGVLTDDVADLAIGLLISACRGLCVGDAYVRDGEWGKSGLPLARKFSGMKVGIVGLGRVGRAIAQRAAAFGCPIAYTDLREIADVRYRFVADLRDLARESDALILAASADDAEGIVDAAVLDALGPDGYLINVARGKLVDEADLVQALEEKRIAGAGLDVFVDEPNVPAALYALKNVVLQPHRASATVETRTAMGDIVLASLASSFAGERPETSVTP, translated from the coding sequence ATGTTCGACGTGCTACTGATCAATCCCGTGCTTGCGTCGCTCGACCGCGAACTGAGCGCGCGCTACACCGTGCATCGCTACTACGAGCACGCCGACAAGGCCGGATTCCTGCGCGAAGTCGCGGACCGCATCGGCGGGGTCGTGACGGGTGGCGCGACCGGCATCAGCAACGCATTGATGGATGCGCTGCCCGCGCTGCGCATCGTCGCGATCAACGGCATCGGCACCGACGCGGTCGACCTGACGTACGCCCGCGCGCGCGGCATCCACGTTTCGACGACGCCCGGCGTACTCACCGACGACGTCGCCGATCTCGCCATCGGACTGCTGATTTCCGCGTGCCGTGGCTTGTGCGTCGGCGATGCGTACGTGCGTGACGGCGAATGGGGCAAAAGCGGCCTGCCGCTCGCGCGCAAGTTCAGCGGCATGAAGGTGGGCATCGTCGGGCTGGGGCGTGTCGGGCGCGCGATCGCGCAGCGCGCGGCGGCGTTCGGCTGCCCGATCGCGTACACCGATCTGCGCGAAATCGCCGATGTGCGTTATCGCTTCGTCGCCGATCTGCGCGATCTCGCGCGCGAAAGCGATGCGCTGATTCTCGCGGCATCGGCGGACGACGCGGAAGGCATCGTCGATGCCGCCGTGCTCGATGCGCTCGGCCCCGACGGTTATCTGATCAACGTCGCGCGCGGCAAACTCGTCGACGAAGCGGATCTCGTGCAGGCGCTCGAAGAGAAGCGCATCGCGGGCGCGGGGCTCGACGTGTTCGTCGATGAACCGAACGTGCCCGCCGCGCTGTACGCGCTGAAGAACGTCGTGCTCCAGCCGCATCGCGCGAGCGCGACCGTAGAGACGCGCACCGCGATGGGCGACATCGTCCTCGCGAGCCTCGCGTCCAGCTTCGCGGGCGAGCGGCCCGAGACGAGCGTCACGCCCTGA
- the ttcA gene encoding tRNA 2-thiocytidine(32) synthetase TtcA, with protein sequence MNARDTIEAAEAQKPAREALTKRQQKEAYENNKLYKRIVRQVGEAIGDFNMIEHGDKVMVCLSGGKDSYAMLDVLMRLRERAPIDFELVAVNLDQKQPGFPEHVLPDYLSKLDIPFHIENQDTYSIVKRLVPEGKTTCSLCSRLRRGILYRVAGELGATKIALGHHRDDILQTLLLNMFYGGKLKGMPPKLQSDDGKNVVIRPLAYVKETDLEKYAELREFPIIPCNLCGSQPNLKRAEMKALIREWDKRFPGRVENMFNALSNVVPSHLMDSALFPFAGLRATGEADPQGDIAFDEEPCASEPSGSSGAVSIVQFDDL encoded by the coding sequence ATGAACGCGCGTGACACGATCGAAGCCGCCGAGGCACAGAAGCCCGCGCGCGAGGCGTTGACCAAGCGCCAGCAGAAGGAAGCGTACGAGAACAACAAGCTGTACAAGCGCATCGTGCGGCAGGTCGGCGAGGCGATCGGCGACTTCAACATGATCGAGCACGGCGACAAGGTCATGGTGTGCCTGTCGGGCGGCAAGGACAGCTACGCGATGCTCGACGTCCTGATGCGCCTGCGCGAGCGCGCGCCGATCGACTTCGAACTCGTCGCCGTCAATCTCGACCAGAAGCAGCCGGGCTTTCCGGAGCATGTCCTGCCGGATTACCTGAGCAAGCTCGATATCCCGTTTCACATCGAGAATCAGGACACGTACAGCATCGTCAAGCGCCTGGTGCCGGAAGGCAAGACCACGTGCTCGCTGTGCTCGCGCCTGCGTCGCGGCATCCTGTATCGCGTGGCGGGCGAGCTCGGCGCGACCAAGATCGCGCTCGGGCATCATCGCGACGACATCCTGCAGACACTGCTGCTCAACATGTTCTACGGCGGCAAGCTGAAGGGCATGCCGCCCAAGCTGCAATCCGACGACGGCAAGAACGTCGTGATCCGTCCGCTCGCGTATGTGAAGGAAACCGATCTCGAAAAGTACGCCGAACTGCGCGAATTCCCGATCATCCCGTGCAATCTGTGCGGCAGCCAACCAAACCTGAAGCGCGCGGAAATGAAGGCGCTGATCCGCGAATGGGACAAGCGTTTCCCGGGCCGCGTGGAGAATATGTTCAACGCGCTGTCGAACGTGGTGCCGTCGCATCTGATGGACAGCGCGCTGTTTCCGTTCGCCGGCCTGCGCGCGACGGGCGAGGCCGATCCGCAAGGCGATATCGCCTTCGACGAAGAACCGTGTGCAAGCGAACCGTCAGGATCGTCCGGCGCGGTTTCAATCGTGCAGTTCGACGATCTATAA